From a region of the Lentilactobacillus curieae genome:
- a CDS encoding phosphoglycerate dehydrogenase, whose protein sequence is MYQIKTFNAIAQEGLAKFTNNYEINKTDNADAYLIRSVDMHEHDFPSNLKVIARAGAGFNNIPIDKATENGIAVFTTPGSNANAVKEIVIAMLVAASRNLFAAAAYSAQNSGADISLRAEKDKTKFNGEELEGKTLAVIGVGHVGSLVANAASALGMKVIGYDPYLSADAAWQISTDINRAESFNDAIKDADFVTVHVPKNDETTGMIGTPAIANMKNGATLLNFARGGIVDNEAAVVALDAGKLHSFMTDFGDDVLLNRNDVVITPHIGGSTEEAEVNGATKGATTIMSYLETGNVHDSVNLPNLSVPFNSPYRITIIHKNIPNMVGQIATALANENINIESMSNAARKEVAYTIIDTNHLQEKQVDEVINELDKIGSVYKTRVIEK, encoded by the coding sequence ATGTATCAAATTAAAACTTTTAATGCAATTGCCCAGGAAGGCTTAGCCAAATTCACAAATAACTATGAAATCAACAAAACAGACAACGCTGATGCGTACCTAATTCGTTCTGTAGATATGCACGAACACGATTTTCCAAGTAACTTGAAGGTCATTGCCAGAGCCGGTGCTGGATTCAATAACATCCCTATCGACAAGGCCACTGAAAATGGAATCGCTGTTTTCACAACTCCCGGAAGTAATGCAAATGCTGTAAAAGAGATTGTCATTGCAATGCTGGTTGCGGCTTCAAGAAACCTATTCGCAGCCGCTGCATACTCTGCCCAAAATAGTGGTGCAGACATCTCACTAAGAGCCGAAAAAGATAAAACCAAGTTTAACGGTGAAGAACTCGAAGGCAAAACGCTAGCTGTTATCGGAGTTGGCCACGTTGGTTCACTCGTTGCAAACGCTGCAAGTGCACTCGGAATGAAAGTTATCGGTTACGATCCCTATCTTTCTGCTGATGCCGCATGGCAAATTTCGACTGACATCAACCGTGCTGAATCTTTTAATGATGCAATTAAGGATGCCGACTTCGTGACGGTTCATGTACCTAAGAATGACGAGACAACTGGGATGATTGGAACCCCAGCAATTGCAAACATGAAAAATGGTGCTACCCTATTAAACTTTGCTAGAGGTGGTATCGTCGATAACGAAGCTGCGGTTGTAGCTTTGGATGCTGGCAAACTACACTCGTTCATGACTGACTTCGGTGACGACGTTTTGCTTAACCGCAATGATGTTGTAATTACGCCTCATATCGGTGGTTCAACTGAAGAAGCCGAAGTTAACGGGGCTACTAAGGGTGCCACTACAATCATGAGTTACTTGGAAACAGGTAACGTACATGATTCAGTTAACTTGCCAAACCTTTCAGTACCATTTAATTCACCTTACCGAATTACAATTATTCACAAAAACATTCCTAACATGGTGGGTCAAATTGCCACGGCATTAGCAAACGAAAACATCAACATTGAAAGTATGTCTAACGCCGCAAGAAAAGAAGTAGCCTACACGATTATCGACACTAATCATCTGCAAGAAAAACAAGTAGACGAAGTTATCAATGAACTTGATAAGATTGGCTCAGTATATAAAACCCGCGTGATTGAAAAGTAA
- a CDS encoding dihydroorotase: MRTLVKNGQLLVDNKLVSQDVLIENGIVSSILMPGQDVAADETIDAAGKFVSPGLVDVHVHYREPGYTEKETIRTGTLAAAHGGYTTVCAMPNLNPTPDTVEHLTDQIKLNDEKAVVKVLQYATITENREGDKLVDFAALKNAGAFAFSNDGSGIQTSETMYKAMQEAAKLEMAVVAHVEDSSLSAGGALAETAAERIGVKPIPWVSETAQVARDLMLAESAGAHYHVCHVSSKHTVEIIRAAKRHGINVTCEVTPHHLLLTEDDIVEDNSLFKMNPPLRSEEDRQALVDGLLDGTIDMIATDHAPHTPDEKNKPISKAPFGITGSETAFSMLYTKYVKTGIFTLEQLVGWLAKKPARVFNIKGAGEISVGSPADLAVFNLDDASSIKEIEFESKGKNSPFVGEKVYGQTELTMVDGQVVYQK, translated from the coding sequence ATGCGGACGTTAGTTAAAAATGGTCAATTGCTTGTTGATAACAAGCTAGTTTCTCAAGATGTTTTGATTGAAAATGGAATTGTTTCTTCTATATTAATGCCCGGCCAAGATGTTGCCGCAGACGAGACGATTGATGCTGCTGGAAAGTTTGTTTCTCCGGGGCTTGTAGATGTGCACGTTCACTATCGCGAACCTGGTTATACGGAAAAGGAAACTATTAGAACTGGGACATTGGCAGCTGCGCACGGTGGTTACACAACTGTATGTGCGATGCCAAATCTTAATCCAACTCCTGATACAGTTGAACATTTAACTGATCAAATTAAGTTGAATGACGAAAAGGCAGTTGTTAAAGTTCTCCAATATGCAACGATTACTGAAAATCGTGAGGGTGACAAACTTGTTGATTTTGCTGCATTGAAGAATGCCGGTGCGTTTGCTTTTTCTAACGACGGTAGTGGAATTCAGACTAGCGAAACAATGTATAAAGCAATGCAAGAAGCAGCTAAACTTGAAATGGCAGTTGTTGCGCACGTCGAGGATTCTTCACTATCCGCCGGTGGTGCCCTTGCCGAAACTGCTGCTGAACGGATTGGGGTTAAACCAATTCCATGGGTTAGTGAGACAGCACAAGTTGCTAGGGATTTAATGCTAGCTGAATCGGCTGGTGCTCACTATCACGTTTGCCACGTATCTTCAAAGCACACTGTTGAAATAATTAGAGCTGCCAAACGTCATGGGATTAATGTTACATGTGAAGTTACACCACACCACTTATTACTAACAGAAGACGACATTGTAGAAGACAATTCACTGTTTAAGATGAATCCACCTTTGAGAAGCGAAGAGGATCGTCAGGCGTTGGTTGATGGTTTACTTGATGGAACAATTGATATGATTGCTACTGACCATGCTCCGCACACACCAGATGAGAAAAATAAGCCAATTAGTAAGGCACCATTTGGAATCACTGGAAGCGAGACCGCATTTTCAATGCTATACACAAAGTATGTAAAAACTGGAATCTTTACGTTAGAACAACTTGTTGGCTGGTTAGCTAAGAAGCCTGCAAGAGTATTTAACATCAAAGGTGCTGGCGAAATCAGTGTTGGCTCACCAGCTGATTTAGCGGTATTTAATCTAGATGATGCTAGCTCAATTAAAGAGATTGAGTTTGAATCTAAGGGTAAAAATTCACCATTTGTTGGCGAAAAAGTATATGGCCAAACTGAATTAACAATGGTTGATGGCCAGGTAGTGTACCAAAAATAA
- a CDS encoding aspartate carbamoyltransferase catalytic subunit: protein MTNVLSFENVLSMEDLSAADVLEFIKEASQFKNGKEVTLTRPVYASNLFFENSTRTHTSFEMAERKLGMNVVNFDPSTSSLSKGESMADTVKTLQAIGVDLVAIRDRKNEYYKDLVEDPNVHLGIANGGDGSGQHPSQSLLDMMTIYEEFGHFEGLKVAIIGDLAHSRVARSNMEVLTKLGAKVYFGGPEKWFNEDFAEYGEWREIDELVPEMDVMMFLRVQHERLAADENGSFSDVKYHETYGLTQARERRMKDDAIIMHPAPVNRDVEIADELVECDRSRIFAQMSNGVFIRMAILASMLRYRGLIEE, encoded by the coding sequence ATGACTAACGTACTCAGTTTTGAAAATGTTTTGAGCATGGAAGATTTAAGTGCTGCCGATGTTTTGGAATTTATTAAAGAAGCTTCACAATTTAAGAACGGCAAGGAAGTTACTTTAACCAGACCCGTATATGCATCAAACTTGTTCTTCGAAAACAGTACAAGAACCCACACCAGTTTTGAAATGGCAGAACGGAAACTTGGAATGAACGTAGTAAACTTTGATCCTTCAACTAGTTCATTAAGCAAGGGTGAATCAATGGCCGATACTGTGAAAACTCTTCAAGCAATTGGCGTTGACCTAGTTGCTATCCGTGACCGTAAGAATGAATACTACAAGGATTTGGTTGAAGATCCAAATGTTCATTTAGGAATTGCCAACGGTGGTGACGGTTCAGGACAACATCCATCACAATCACTTCTAGATATGATGACTATTTATGAAGAATTCGGTCATTTTGAAGGACTTAAAGTTGCGATTATCGGTGACTTAGCTCACTCACGTGTGGCTCGTTCGAACATGGAAGTATTAACTAAACTGGGTGCTAAGGTATACTTTGGCGGACCAGAAAAGTGGTTTAACGAAGACTTTGCTGAATATGGTGAATGGCGTGAAATCGATGAATTGGTACCAGAAATGGACGTCATGATGTTCCTCAGAGTTCAACACGAACGACTCGCTGCTGATGAAAATGGTTCATTCTCAGATGTTAAGTATCATGAAACATACGGTTTGACCCAAGCACGTGAACGTCGCATGAAGGATGATGCAATCATCATGCATCCAGCTCCAGTAAACCGCGACGTTGAAATTGCTGACGAATTGGTTGAATGCGACCGCTCAAGAATCTTCGCCCAAATGTCTAACGGTGTGTTCATTAGAATGGCAATTCTTGCTAGCATGCTTAGATATCGCGGATTAATCGAAGAATAG
- a CDS encoding carbamoyl phosphate synthase small subunit — translation MKKYLTLENGDTFVGEACGDKTAEIDGELVFTTSMTGYQETVTDPSYEGQIILFTYPLIGNYGISMATSQSDSVTARAVVVREMTDEVSHYQSVLTMNSFLKQAGVPAISGVDTRQLTKIIRRYGTMKASLTNQPINQEETQTPNLSVIEEKKFSSQANSETKEIVLVDFGVKDNIVSLLQQENVNVTVVSPESTLQDIESLHPSGILLSNGPGDPTDWEAFVPVIQALQEKYPIFGICLGHQLLALANGAKTYKLPFGHRGINHPVKDLQTGKIFITSQNHGYAVDIDSIADTPLELTAIEVNDKTCEGLRYPGKPIFSVQFHPEAAPGPHEATELFDKFLNTVNGGVVNA, via the coding sequence ATGAAGAAATATCTAACTTTAGAAAATGGTGATACCTTCGTTGGTGAAGCCTGCGGTGATAAAACTGCAGAAATTGATGGTGAATTAGTTTTCACTACCAGTATGACCGGCTACCAGGAAACGGTAACTGATCCTTCATACGAAGGCCAAATCATCCTATTCACTTACCCACTTATTGGAAATTACGGGATTTCAATGGCAACAAGCCAATCAGATTCAGTTACTGCACGGGCAGTTGTAGTTCGCGAAATGACTGATGAAGTTTCCCATTACCAAAGCGTATTAACCATGAATTCATTTCTTAAACAAGCAGGGGTTCCTGCAATCAGTGGCGTAGACACTCGCCAACTTACTAAGATCATTCGCCGATACGGAACAATGAAAGCTAGCTTGACCAATCAACCAATTAACCAAGAAGAAACGCAAACTCCAAACTTATCAGTAATTGAAGAGAAGAAGTTTAGCAGTCAAGCAAACTCAGAGACTAAAGAAATTGTCCTCGTTGACTTTGGTGTCAAAGACAATATCGTTTCATTACTTCAACAAGAAAACGTGAACGTAACGGTAGTTTCACCAGAATCTACACTGCAAGATATTGAATCACTCCATCCATCTGGAATTTTACTTTCAAACGGTCCTGGTGATCCAACTGACTGGGAAGCCTTTGTGCCAGTAATCCAGGCGCTCCAAGAAAAATACCCAATCTTCGGTATCTGCCTTGGGCACCAACTACTCGCTTTAGCAAATGGCGCCAAAACATACAAGTTACCATTCGGACACAGAGGGATTAATCATCCAGTTAAAGATTTACAAACCGGCAAGATTTTTATTACTTCACAAAACCATGGTTATGCAGTAGATATTGACTCAATTGCTGACACCCCACTGGAATTGACTGCAATTGAAGTTAACGATAAAACGTGTGAAGGTTTGCGTTATCCTGGAAAACCAATTTTCTCAGTCCAATTTCACCCAGAAGCTGCACCTGGTCCACACGAAGCTACTGAACTATTTGATAAATTTCTAAACACAGTCAACGGAGGTGTAGTCAATGCCTAA
- the nrdD gene encoding anaerobic ribonucleoside-triphosphate reductase has product MDVIKNITSTQEIEDKLLNSTTVIKADGEKTKFYPYKISLVLDELTDDSELKASLYATILSAIEGTATITTDKIREIFKQALEVAGQNDLLNQYTTYRQNDVASFERITDPKTKLNQFFNNSDTIVHENANKDSDVFSTRRDLTAGMVGKSLGLTMMPQTVAKAHLRGDIHYHDLDYSPLTEMTNCCLVDFKEMLTNGFKIGNADVASPKSIQTATAQMSQIIANVASSQYGGCSADRADELLAPFAELNYKKHLRDAEKWVPEDKREEYAKSKTKKDIYDAMQALEYEINTLFSSQGQTPFTTVGFGLGTSWIEREIQKSILQIRIKGLGKQHRTAIFPKLVFTLKRGLNLKPGDPNYDIKELAVECATKRMYPDILMYDKIKELTGSFKAPMGCRSFLQGWKDENGKEVNSGRMNLGVVTINLPRIAIESHGDKRVFEEIFDDRLQVAKKALLNKVERVKQAKPENAPILYQYGAFGKRLNEGDSVDELFTHRRATVSLGYIGLYEVGTVFYGPKWEHNQEAHDFTLGIVKKLHDYCVAWEKEYDYHFSVYSTPAESLTDTFCEDDIKKFGKIKDITEKEYYTNSFHYDVRKNPTPFEKLAFEKDYPKYASGGFIHYCEYPNLKQNPKALEAVWDWAYDQVGYLGTNTCIDHCYKCGFDGEFKPTARGFECPDCGNRDPETCDVVKRTCGYLGNPQKRPMVHGRHVEISSRVKNMKLGEIQNG; this is encoded by the coding sequence ATGGATGTAATTAAGAATATAACTTCTACTCAAGAAATCGAAGATAAATTATTAAACTCAACCACTGTAATCAAGGCCGATGGGGAAAAGACTAAATTCTATCCCTACAAAATTAGCTTAGTTCTGGATGAGTTAACAGATGATTCCGAACTAAAGGCTAGCCTTTACGCAACTATTCTCTCAGCAATTGAGGGAACTGCGACAATCACTACTGATAAAATCCGGGAAATTTTTAAACAAGCCTTAGAAGTCGCTGGTCAAAATGACCTACTAAACCAATATACTACATATAGACAAAATGATGTTGCTTCTTTTGAACGGATTACTGATCCCAAAACTAAACTGAATCAATTCTTCAACAATTCTGACACAATTGTTCATGAAAACGCGAATAAAGACAGTGACGTTTTTAGCACCCGACGCGATTTAACTGCCGGGATGGTCGGTAAGTCACTTGGACTAACAATGATGCCACAAACGGTCGCTAAGGCCCATTTACGCGGTGATATTCATTACCATGATCTCGACTACTCCCCATTAACTGAAATGACTAACTGCTGTTTAGTTGATTTTAAGGAAATGCTCACGAACGGGTTTAAAATTGGAAACGCTGATGTTGCGTCACCAAAATCTATTCAAACCGCAACTGCTCAAATGTCACAAATAATTGCCAATGTGGCATCAAGTCAATACGGTGGTTGCTCAGCTGATCGTGCAGATGAACTATTGGCACCATTCGCAGAACTAAACTACAAGAAACATTTAAGAGATGCTGAAAAATGGGTTCCAGAAGATAAGCGGGAAGAGTACGCCAAGAGTAAGACTAAAAAAGACATCTACGATGCTATGCAAGCATTAGAGTATGAGATCAACACCCTGTTCTCATCACAAGGTCAAACACCATTTACCACAGTTGGTTTTGGTTTAGGGACTTCTTGGATCGAACGTGAAATTCAAAAATCGATTCTGCAAATCCGAATCAAAGGGCTTGGCAAGCAACACAGAACGGCAATCTTTCCTAAGCTTGTTTTCACTCTAAAACGCGGATTAAATTTGAAACCAGGTGATCCTAACTATGACATCAAGGAATTAGCTGTCGAGTGTGCAACTAAACGGATGTACCCTGACATTTTAATGTACGATAAAATCAAGGAATTGACTGGAAGTTTCAAGGCTCCAATGGGCTGCCGTAGTTTCCTTCAAGGGTGGAAAGACGAGAACGGCAAGGAAGTAAATTCTGGCCGCATGAACCTCGGAGTTGTAACAATCAACCTACCAAGAATTGCCATTGAATCCCACGGCGATAAGAGAGTATTTGAAGAAATCTTTGATGATCGCCTCCAAGTCGCTAAGAAAGCCCTACTCAATAAAGTTGAGAGAGTAAAGCAAGCAAAACCAGAAAATGCGCCAATTTTGTACCAATACGGTGCATTTGGTAAACGCCTTAATGAAGGTGATTCTGTTGATGAACTATTTACTCACCGTAGAGCGACCGTATCCTTGGGATACATCGGTCTCTATGAAGTCGGTACCGTATTCTATGGTCCAAAGTGGGAACACAACCAGGAAGCCCACGACTTTACCTTAGGAATCGTCAAAAAACTACATGATTACTGTGTTGCTTGGGAAAAGGAATATGACTATCACTTTTCCGTTTACTCAACGCCTGCAGAATCACTAACAGATACTTTTTGTGAAGACGACATTAAAAAGTTCGGTAAAATTAAAGACATCACTGAAAAGGAATATTACACGAACAGTTTCCATTACGACGTTAGAAAGAACCCAACTCCATTTGAAAAGTTAGCATTTGAAAAGGATTATCCAAAGTATGCTTCAGGTGGTTTCATTCACTACTGTGAATACCCAAACCTCAAGCAAAACCCTAAAGCACTCGAAGCTGTCTGGGACTGGGCATATGATCAAGTTGGCTATTTAGGGACCAATACATGTATCGATCATTGCTATAAATGTGGTTTTGATGGTGAATTTAAGCCAACTGCCCGTGGATTCGAATGCCCAGACTGTGGAAACCGCGATCCAGAAACTTGTGACGTTGTTAAACGAACTTGTGGATACTTAGGCAATCCACAAAAGCGCCCAATGGTTCACGGACGTCACGTTGAAATCAGTTCACGTGTTAAAAATATGAAACTGGGTGAGATTCAAAATGGATAG
- the nrdG gene encoding anaerobic ribonucleoside-triphosphate reductase activating protein, which yields MDRTKTTRKPRNPQPQEWLAKDHSINYVADYKPFNFVDGEGVRCSLYVSGCLFNCPGCYNKAAQSFHYGQPYTQDLEDQIIKDMSQDYVQGLTLLGGEPFLNTEVCLKLVRRIRAEFGHTKDIWSWTGYTWEEMMQESYDKLTLLSYLDILVDGRFMQDKMDLTLQFRGSSNQRIIDVPKSLAQNKVVIWDKLVR from the coding sequence ATGGATAGAACAAAAACCACCCGCAAACCTAGAAATCCGCAACCCCAAGAATGGTTGGCTAAAGACCACAGTATCAACTACGTTGCTGACTATAAGCCATTCAATTTTGTTGATGGTGAAGGTGTCCGCTGTAGTTTGTATGTATCTGGTTGCTTGTTTAACTGCCCTGGCTGCTATAACAAGGCAGCGCAGAGTTTCCATTATGGCCAACCTTATACGCAAGACCTTGAAGATCAAATCATCAAGGATATGTCCCAAGACTACGTTCAGGGATTAACCCTTCTAGGCGGTGAACCATTTCTTAACACCGAAGTCTGCTTAAAGTTAGTTCGCCGGATTCGGGCTGAATTTGGTCACACCAAAGATATTTGGTCATGGACTGGTTACACCTGGGAAGAAATGATGCAGGAATCGTATGATAAATTAACTTTGCTTAGTTATCTAGATATCCTCGTCGACGGACGATTTATGCAAGATAAAATGGATCTTACGCTCCAATTTAGAGGTAGCTCAAACCAAAGAATTATTGATGTTCCAAAGTCACTTGCCCAAAACAAGGTAGTTATTTGGGATAAATTAGTACGGTAA
- the sufC gene encoding Fe-S cluster assembly ATPase SufC → MANLEIKNLSVAVEDKTILNGVNLTINDGEVHALMGPNGTGKSTLSETIMGNPRYRVTDGEIMLNGQDLLKMTVDERARNGIFLAMQYPMEVAGISNADFIHSAMNAKNANHAVPVLQFMQKLEQNMNFLDMKPEVAERDLNEDFSGGEKKRNEILQMMMLQPELAILDEIDSGLDIDALKVVAKGINSMRDNKFSALMVTHYQRLLNYVVPDVVHIMMDGKIVETGGPELAQQLEKTGYSDIRETLVGESTGD, encoded by the coding sequence ATGGCAAATCTGGAAATTAAAAATTTAAGCGTTGCAGTAGAAGATAAAACAATTCTCAACGGCGTCAACCTGACAATAAATGACGGTGAAGTACACGCTTTGATGGGCCCTAATGGAACCGGAAAATCTACTCTTTCAGAAACGATTATGGGAAACCCTCGGTACAGGGTCACTGACGGTGAAATAATGCTTAACGGGCAAGACTTACTCAAGATGACTGTTGATGAACGAGCAAGAAACGGAATATTCCTGGCTATGCAGTATCCCATGGAGGTAGCAGGAATATCAAACGCTGACTTCATCCATTCTGCCATGAATGCTAAAAACGCAAACCATGCTGTTCCGGTGTTACAGTTCATGCAAAAGCTGGAACAGAACATGAATTTTCTAGACATGAAGCCAGAAGTAGCCGAAAGAGATCTAAACGAAGATTTTTCTGGGGGTGAAAAGAAGCGCAATGAAATTCTCCAGATGATGATGCTCCAACCTGAGTTAGCTATTTTGGATGAAATCGATTCTGGTTTAGATATTGATGCACTAAAGGTTGTAGCTAAAGGAATCAACTCAATGCGGGACAATAAATTTTCTGCCCTCATGGTCACCCATTACCAGCGACTGCTAAACTATGTAGTTCCTGACGTTGTCCACATAATGATGGATGGCAAAATCGTGGAAACTGGTGGCCCAGAACTAGCTCAGCAGCTCGAAAAAACTGGATATTCTGATATTAGAGAGACCCTTGTTGGGGAAAGTACAGGTGATTAG
- a CDS encoding SufD family Fe-S cluster assembly protein — MQELSSLAKKYDKNAKFPEYMGIDYSTSLFDWQDVNNSEWKWNANQDTLSELRANGGDVKTFSSSTITENEMKFLTNQMETNNENQLLLNHFKTDINGIVISVPDNIHITEPLNLTIDATSNHSVALTLILNIGSNSSVSINERVNISGKAKQASINVTGKVASDSSVDFSTIMTSLSDTKLFIFGDQNVQQNANLNWSYFSSCRGNILGELTTHLNEQGARANFYGLEIANSNDQIGLQAAIKHHAGHSTSRINMRGVLLNDSKLEFTSIGQIDNGASLSDAQQESRLMTVGKNANGSVNPLLLIDENDVIAGHAASVGRFNDEQLYYLLSRGIPESAAKQILINSFIAPVASHLPAEAKGIISRYFD, encoded by the coding sequence ATGCAGGAACTTTCATCATTAGCAAAAAAATACGATAAAAATGCCAAATTTCCTGAATATATGGGGATTGATTACTCAACTTCACTGTTCGACTGGCAGGATGTCAACAATTCCGAATGGAAATGGAACGCTAATCAGGACACCCTTTCAGAGTTACGAGCAAATGGCGGAGACGTTAAAACTTTTTCAAGTAGCACAATTACTGAAAATGAGATGAAGTTTTTAACCAATCAAATGGAAACTAATAACGAGAACCAACTGTTACTTAACCATTTTAAAACCGACATCAATGGAATTGTAATTTCTGTTCCTGACAATATTCATATCACCGAACCACTTAACTTAACAATTGATGCAACATCAAATCATTCTGTAGCGTTGACCTTAATTTTAAATATTGGTAGTAATAGTTCCGTATCTATCAATGAACGAGTTAATATTTCTGGTAAAGCAAAGCAGGCCAGCATTAACGTAACGGGTAAAGTAGCAAGTGATAGTTCTGTCGATTTCTCAACTATTATGACCTCACTATCAGACACCAAGCTATTTATTTTTGGTGATCAAAATGTTCAGCAAAACGCAAACCTCAACTGGTCATATTTCTCTTCTTGCAGAGGAAATATTTTAGGCGAGCTAACTACTCATTTAAATGAACAAGGGGCACGAGCAAACTTCTATGGTTTGGAAATTGCCAATTCAAATGATCAAATTGGATTGCAAGCTGCCATCAAACATCATGCTGGCCACTCAACTTCACGTATCAACATGCGTGGTGTTTTATTAAATGACTCGAAACTCGAATTTACCAGTATCGGTCAAATAGATAATGGAGCATCCCTATCAGACGCTCAGCAAGAAAGTAGATTAATGACCGTTGGCAAAAACGCAAACGGGTCGGTCAATCCCCTATTGCTAATTGACGAAAATGATGTAATTGCAGGTCACGCTGCTTCAGTTGGCCGTTTCAACGATGAACAATTGTATTACTTACTTAGTCGCGGGATTCCAGAGAGTGCCGCAAAACAGATCTTAATTAATAGCTTCATTGCCCCAGTTGCATCACATTTACCTGCAGAAGCCAAAGGAATTATTAGCCGTTACTTTGATTAG
- a CDS encoding aminotransferase class V-fold PLP-dependent enzyme, which yields MDKDNKVYLDNAATAPIAPNVISVIENYYKDCKVNVHRGMYNSAQLVTDQFELVRSKMAKFINAPEPENIVFTSGATDSLNMVAFGFATKLLNPGDHILTTVLEHHSNFVCWQQVANQTGASLDIVHLDNNGYLDQSELSKLLKNHPKIVAISMMSNVLGTVQPIKSISKTVHDAGGYIVVDAAQAIPHLPVDVQDLDVDFLAFSGHKLYGPTGIGVLYGKLDLLTQMNPVRFGGEMIDNVTETETTFQPAPIKFEAGTPNIAGVLGLGAAIDYLSKQDFDNLISKERRLVCYLFSELEKIPNAKLYGPKEAYAHTSVISFNIANYHPHDVATILDNYGVEVRAGHHCAMPLMQELHTESVVRVSLSFLNTEEDIDQLIFGLKKVADILS from the coding sequence ATGGATAAAGATAATAAAGTCTATCTCGATAATGCTGCCACTGCGCCAATTGCTCCCAACGTTATTTCAGTCATCGAAAACTATTATAAGGACTGTAAGGTGAATGTTCACCGGGGAATGTACAACTCAGCACAACTGGTAACTGACCAGTTTGAACTGGTTAGGTCGAAGATGGCAAAATTCATCAACGCGCCCGAACCAGAAAACATCGTGTTCACTTCTGGTGCTACTGATTCACTTAATATGGTCGCCTTTGGGTTTGCAACCAAGTTGCTAAACCCTGGTGACCATATTTTGACGACAGTTTTGGAGCACCACTCTAACTTTGTTTGTTGGCAGCAAGTCGCAAACCAAACCGGCGCAAGCCTGGACATCGTTCACTTAGATAACAATGGTTACTTAGACCAAAGTGAACTATCCAAATTACTTAAAAATCACCCTAAAATTGTTGCCATTTCAATGATGAGTAACGTTCTTGGAACGGTTCAGCCCATTAAATCGATTAGTAAGACAGTGCATGATGCTGGTGGTTATATCGTTGTAGATGCTGCTCAAGCTATCCCCCACCTACCAGTTGACGTCCAAGATTTAGATGTTGATTTTCTCGCCTTTTCAGGCCATAAACTTTACGGGCCAACTGGGATTGGGGTCCTTTATGGTAAATTAGATCTTTTAACCCAAATGAATCCAGTTAGATTTGGTGGTGAAATGATCGATAATGTAACGGAAACTGAAACAACATTTCAACCAGCACCAATTAAATTTGAAGCTGGAACTCCCAACATTGCGGGTGTTCTTGGATTAGGTGCTGCCATTGATTATCTTTCAAAGCAAGATTTTGATAATCTTATCAGTAAAGAACGCAGATTAGTTTGCTACTTGTTTAGTGAATTAGAAAAAATACCGAACGCGAAACTTTATGGTCCAAAAGAAGCATACGCACACACCTCAGTAATTAGCTTTAACATCGCTAATTACCATCCCCACGATGTCGCCACAATTTTAGATAACTACGGTGTTGAGGTTCGGGCTGGCCACCACTGTGCCATGCCATTAATGCAGGAGCTACATACAGAAAGCGTTGTTAGAGTCAGTTTAAGTTTCCTGAACACTGAAGAAGACATTGATCAACTAATCTTTGGTCTAAAAAAGGTGGCCGATATATTATCATG